From Timaviella obliquedivisa GSE-PSE-MK23-08B:
AGAAAAACTAACGCTTTATTTTCAAGTGTTGCATTATCTACAAATATGAAATTACGCGAGGAAGATTGTTCTGCTTTTGGTCGGCTTGTCTTACAGTATCTTAAAGATAATCCGCAAATTAGTATGAGTGAGCTTGCTAGACAGGTTAAACTCTCTCATGCAGGGTTAAGTTGGATTTGTCTCAAGCGAAGTAGCCCCAACGAAGAGACGGCAGGGCGTGTTGCTCAGGTAATTGGAGCAGACTTTAATAAGATTGCTCGTCTTGTCCATGAGAATAAATTAGAGAAGTTAGCAAGTCTTAGCAACTTGAACTATGTTGCAAAACTCGATAAAAAATGGGTGTCTAGACCGATTCCTGTAGAAGATGCGATCGCAGGATTAAATGCTGTGTTTCATGCGTACCATTATGTTGTTAGAAATGTTCCTGAAGTGGAAAAACCGACTGATTTTCAAATATATAAGGAGTCATATGAAATTGTTAGTGGACAATTTGTAAATAACGGTAAAAGGTTTGTAAAAACAAAGTCTCAGGATCGGCTTTAAAGGAATTGAGTTAGAAGATTTCATACTAATTTCATAATTGTGTGAGAAGCGTACGACCAGTGGCTTGCCATGAGTCTTCATTTTTAGTTGTCCTCTCTTTTACCAACCGCTTGTGATGAACGATTCACCTCAGTCTTCTCGCTTTCGCGGGACAGTTAAACGTGTTGAAAAAATGTCGATACTTTATGCTTCCAGGACTCTCTTTGGTCTAATGCTGCTAAGGGAGTTGCGTGAAAATAAAACACCAGTGAAATGCATTGACTTTTCAGCCCCCTAAATCCCCCATTCTGGGGGACTTCCGAACCTTTCAAAGTCCCCCAGAATGGGGGATTTAGGGGGCGGTTCAGAGCGTTATTTAGCTGATCTACGCCTTGCCCAACGCAACTATCAACAACAGCAGAAAATTGCGATCGCCGACATTAATCAAGCCCGTGTAGCTCTAAAATTCGCCCAAGAAAAATACGATCGAGATCAGCAGCTAACCACAGAAGGAGCGATTCCCAAACGACAATTTTTAGAATCAGAATCTCGACTACACTAGAGTTTATCGGAAATTAGGATTGTAGAATAGGACAAGCAGTGTTGTCTATTAGCCTCCAAGGTAGCCAAATGAAAATGAGCTACCAATAGCTAAAGAATAATACTTATCGGTTTTAGGTGATGAAGAACAGCTTTATCGCCTATTAATGAATCTAGTTACAAACGCTATTCAGTATACGCCAGCTAACGGTCAGGTAATAGTCATGCTTGATAGAAATGATCAGCAGGCACTAATTCACGTTCAAGATAATGGAATTGGGATCACTACTGCTGATCAAAACCAAATTTTTGAGCGTTTCTACCGCGTTGATTGCGATCGCTCTCGCCAGACTGGAGGAGCAGGGCTAGGGCTAGCAATCGCTCAGGCGATCGCCCAGGCACATCAGGGTAGCATCCAAGTTCAAAGTAGTTTAGGGGAAGGCAGCAGGTTTACAGTACAGTTACCGCTGATTACTATTGCCATTTGGCGACAAGATTCAGCACAGCGCCGATAGGACTCAGCGCAACGCTTGCAGCGTCGGGTACAGTCTTTTGACGACCTTTGGCTTCTGTCTTTAGAGGGATAAACCAAATTGTTAAAATCGCTTATCCTACCCAAAGATTTCAAGGATTATCAGTAAATTTAGGAGGTAATCGACTTCTTAGAAGAGCTATTCAGCTCCGTTTTTTGCATTGTATTCCCGCTATTAGAGTTAAATTTAGTATTTTTTGTAAAGGCATTCCTCCTATGTATCTACCACTGTGGCCCGGCAATGTTTACCCTTTAGGTTCTTACTGGGATGGGAAAGGAACAAACTTTGCTTTGTCCTCTGAAAACGCAACGGGTGTCGAATTATGCTTGTTCGATCGCAATGATCAAGAAACTCGCTTGTCTTTAACAGAGGTTAGTAATTTCATATGGCATGGTTATTTGCCAGGTGTGGGGCCAGGGCAGCGCTATGGATATCGAGTGCATGGTCCCTACGAGCCCCAGAGAGGACTTCGCTTCAATCCTCATAAGCTCTTAATTGATCCCTATGCCAAGGCGTTAGATGGAGATGTAGGTAACGGTCCTGAAATCTTTGGGTATGACTGGAACAGCCCTGACCAAGATTTATCTTTCTCAGAGCTAGACAGTGCTTCGCGAGTGCCCAAAGCAGTTGTGGTCGATCAGTCGTTTGATTGGCAAGGCGATACTCTTTTGCGAACCCCTTGGCATGAAACCATTATTTATGAGGTGCATGTCAAGGGATTTACTAAGCTCCATCCCGATATTCCTGAAGAATTGCGGGGAACTTATGCCGGAATGAGCCATCCAGCTGCGATCGAACATTTACAACAGTTGGGCATTACCGCTATTGAACTGATCCCGATTCATCATTTCTTAGCCTATCCAGGACATTTAGCTGATAAAGGACTGAAGAATTATTGGGGCTATGATTCCATTAACTACTTTGCACCTCACGCGGCATACAGCGCAAGTGGTACAGGTGGACAGCAAGTAACAGAATTTAAGGAAATGGTCAAGGCGCTACATCATGCTGGCATTGAAGTGATTCTTGATGTGGTTTATAACCATACGGGCGAAGGAAATCAGTTGGGTCCTACCCTTTCCTTTCGAGGAATTGATAATTCTAATTACTACCGGGTTGTAGAGGGGAACGAGCGCTATTACATGGACTTTACAGGCTGTGGTAATTCTCTTTGTATGCGCCATCCTCAAGTATTAAAGCTTATTACTGACAGTTTGCGCTATTGGGTAACCGAGATGCATGTTGACGGCTTCCGCTTTGATTTAGCTTCTGCGTTAGCGCGTGAGCTATATGAAGTTAATAGCTTGGCTGCATTCTTCAACATCATTCATCAAGATCCGGTGCTTGCAGGGGTGAAGTTAATCGCTGAGCCGTGGGATGTGGGAGAGGGCGGCTACCAGGTCGGTAATTTTCCGGTACTTTGGTCGGAGTGGAATGGCAGATACCGTGATACTGTCCGAGATTTTTGGCGGGGTGAAGATGAGACATTGGGGGAGTTTGCTTATCGCTTCACGGGTAGTCCCGACTTATATTTTCAGCAGAATGGACGACGTCCCAATGCAAGCATTAACTTTATTACGGCTCATGACGGTTTTACGTTAAATGATTTAGTGAGTTATAACGAAAAACGCAATGAGGCGAATGGTGAAAATAGTCAGGATGGAGAAAGCCATAATCGTTCTTGGAACTGTGGAGTAGAAGGTGTAACGGATGATCCAGAAGTGTTGCAGCTACGGGAACGTCAACGGCGAAATTTGTTGGTTACGCTGATGTTATCTCAGGGCGTACCAATGCTGCTAGGTGGCGATGAGTTAGGACGATCGCAGATGGGTAACAATAATGGTTACTGTCAAGACAATCCGCTTTCCTGGTTTGATTGGGACTTAGTTAAAGGAAACGAAGATTTAGTTAACTTCTGCCGTGAACTAATTTATTTCCGCCGGGGGCATCCGGTCTTTCGTCGCCGCAAGTGGTTTCAAGGTCAGCCCATTCGAGGGGTGCCTGATATTGGGTGGTATGATCCAGACGGGACAGAGCATACAGAAGAAGAATGGCAAAAAGGTTACCCTAAAATTATTGGAGTTTTCTTGAATGGAGAAGGAATTCCTAGCCCTGGTGCCCAAGGGCAAAAAGTTCGGGATGACAGTTTTCTAATCCTCTTTAATGCCTATTGGGAAATGGTTGAGTTTATCTTACCGATGGCAATGCCCCACGTCCGATGGCAAATGACTGTTGATACTAAAGAGCCTCGCTTTATTCAAGAGGAACGGATTTTCACTGCTGACCAATCGGTGCCTTTAATCGATCGCTCTATGGTTGTCCTGTGTCTATTAACTTAAGCAAGTTAGGCGATCGCTCCAGTATTAATTGGTTAACCAATTACCTTTGATAACCAGACCTGAGCATTGCTATTCATTCATCATTTGGAGATTGTTTACTATGCAAGTTGGCGCTAAGTATTTGGGCAATAATCAGTGTAAATTTACAGTCTGGGGTCCTAAGTTAGATTTTGTGGCTGTGCAGTTGGTTTCGCAAAACGATCGATTGATCCAGATGGAGCAGCAAGATAACGGCTATTGGCAAGCGATCGTCTCAGATGTTCCACCCGGAACTTGCTACTTTTATCAACTCAATGGTGGTGAATGCAGACCTGATCCAGCCTCCCATTTTCAACCAAGAGGAGTTCATGGTGCTTCTCAAGTCATCGATCATCAATTTAGCTGGACAGAT
This genomic window contains:
- the glgX gene encoding glycogen debranching protein GlgX, translated to MYLPLWPGNVYPLGSYWDGKGTNFALSSENATGVELCLFDRNDQETRLSLTEVSNFIWHGYLPGVGPGQRYGYRVHGPYEPQRGLRFNPHKLLIDPYAKALDGDVGNGPEIFGYDWNSPDQDLSFSELDSASRVPKAVVVDQSFDWQGDTLLRTPWHETIIYEVHVKGFTKLHPDIPEELRGTYAGMSHPAAIEHLQQLGITAIELIPIHHFLAYPGHLADKGLKNYWGYDSINYFAPHAAYSASGTGGQQVTEFKEMVKALHHAGIEVILDVVYNHTGEGNQLGPTLSFRGIDNSNYYRVVEGNERYYMDFTGCGNSLCMRHPQVLKLITDSLRYWVTEMHVDGFRFDLASALARELYEVNSLAAFFNIIHQDPVLAGVKLIAEPWDVGEGGYQVGNFPVLWSEWNGRYRDTVRDFWRGEDETLGEFAYRFTGSPDLYFQQNGRRPNASINFITAHDGFTLNDLVSYNEKRNEANGENSQDGESHNRSWNCGVEGVTDDPEVLQLRERQRRNLLVTLMLSQGVPMLLGGDELGRSQMGNNNGYCQDNPLSWFDWDLVKGNEDLVNFCRELIYFRRGHPVFRRRKWFQGQPIRGVPDIGWYDPDGTEHTEEEWQKGYPKIIGVFLNGEGIPSPGAQGQKVRDDSFLILFNAYWEMVEFILPMAMPHVRWQMTVDTKEPRFIQEERIFTADQSVPLIDRSMVVLCLLT
- a CDS encoding winged helix-turn-helix domain-containing protein, yielding MKLREEDCSAFGRLVLQYLKDNPQISMSELARQVKLSHAGLSWICLKRSSPNEETAGRVAQVIGADFNKIARLVHENKLEKLASLSNLNYVAKLDKKWVSRPIPVEDAIAGLNAVFHAYHYVVRNVPEVEKPTDFQIYKESYEIVSGQFVNNGKRFVKTKSQDRL